A portion of the Stella humosa genome contains these proteins:
- the ugpB gene encoding sn-glycerol-3-phosphate ABC transporter substrate-binding protein UgpB, which produces MKNRLLALACAGVLALATPAKAATEIQWWHGLAGALGDWIDDLAKGFNTSQAEYRVVPTFKGGYAESITAAIAGFRTKTQPHILLVPTYATAQFMAAKGATVPVHELVSRIGAKFDESIYLKGVVGYYADPQGRMLSLPFNSSTPVMYYNKDAFVAAGLDPENPPRTWPEFEAASRKLAAVGGSRCAFTLSWQEWIFLENLSAWHNWPVATKANGYGGLDTELKLSEPLHLHHLAWSKRMLDQGLFKYAGRGNNAQALFTSGQCAVMFNSSAGYAGVKKEAAFRFGIGMLPYWPEFARGPNGGPQNTIIGGASLWALAGHDPAAYKGIAAFFTYLSNAEVQAASHQRTGYLPITSAAYELTKAQGFYEKNPGTDTSIRQLDLHPPTENSRGIRLGNYLQIQNVWNEEMEALWGGSKTVEQAAAAIVQRGNVLLRQFQSDQR; this is translated from the coding sequence ATGAAGAACCGCCTCTTGGCGCTTGCCTGCGCCGGCGTGCTGGCATTGGCCACGCCAGCAAAGGCCGCCACCGAGATCCAGTGGTGGCACGGGCTGGCCGGCGCGCTCGGCGACTGGATCGACGACCTGGCCAAGGGCTTCAACACCAGCCAGGCCGAATATCGCGTCGTGCCGACCTTCAAGGGCGGCTATGCGGAATCGATCACGGCGGCCATCGCCGGCTTCCGCACCAAGACCCAGCCCCACATCCTCCTGGTGCCGACCTACGCCACGGCGCAGTTCATGGCCGCCAAGGGGGCGACCGTGCCGGTGCACGAACTGGTCAGCCGCATCGGCGCCAAGTTCGACGAATCGATCTACTTGAAGGGCGTCGTCGGCTACTACGCCGACCCGCAGGGACGGATGCTGTCGCTGCCGTTCAATTCGTCGACGCCGGTCATGTACTACAACAAGGACGCCTTCGTGGCGGCCGGCCTCGACCCCGAGAACCCGCCCCGCACCTGGCCGGAATTCGAGGCGGCGTCGCGCAAGCTGGCGGCCGTCGGCGGCTCGCGCTGTGCCTTCACGCTGTCCTGGCAGGAATGGATCTTCCTGGAGAACCTGTCCGCCTGGCACAATTGGCCGGTGGCGACCAAGGCCAACGGCTATGGCGGCCTCGACACCGAGCTGAAGCTGTCCGAGCCCTTGCACCTGCATCACCTGGCCTGGTCCAAGCGCATGCTCGACCAGGGCCTGTTCAAGTATGCCGGCCGCGGCAACAACGCCCAGGCGCTGTTCACCTCGGGCCAGTGCGCGGTCATGTTCAATTCGTCCGCCGGCTATGCCGGGGTGAAGAAGGAAGCCGCCTTCCGCTTCGGCATCGGCATGCTGCCCTATTGGCCGGAATTCGCGCGCGGTCCCAATGGCGGGCCGCAGAACACCATCATCGGCGGCGCCAGCCTGTGGGCGCTGGCCGGCCATGACCCCGCCGCCTACAAGGGCATCGCCGCCTTCTTCACCTACCTCTCCAACGCCGAGGTGCAGGCGGCCTCGCACCAGCGCACGGGCTATCTGCCGATCACGTCGGCCGCCTACGAGCTGACCAAGGCGCAGGGCTTCTACGAGAAGAATCCCGGCACCGACACCTCGATCCGCCAGTTGGACCTGCACCCGCCGACCGAGAACTCGCGCGGCATCCGCCTTGGCAACTACCTCCAGATCCAGAACGTCTGGAACGAGGAGATGGAGGCGCTGTGGGGCGGCAGCAAGACGGTCGAGCAGGCCGCCGCCGCCATCGTCCAGCGCGGCAACGTGCTGTTGCGGCAGTTCCAGTCCGACCAGCGTTGA
- a CDS encoding LysR substrate-binding domain-containing protein, with the protein MSEREPERIKYLNFNQLRSFFAVAEHLSFTRAAQALNVGQPTITTQVKALEEHYRVELFQRLPGGVALSESGAALLAVARRIFQHEEEAIGLLEALGGAVTGTLRVGSVGPFFVMKLLAGLRATHPHLALTLRTGNSEAILNEVLEGRLDVAVVGGGAEDSRLTAVPLQRQAVIVFVSRHHRWAERGAIRLAELENEPLVMREAGSRTREAFERALRQARIKPNVVLEVPREAVREAVAEGLGVGILSEAEFTPDPRLRALRLLDADAATEAFAICLQGRRNVRSIAGFMALAATYADLPSA; encoded by the coding sequence TTGAGCGAGCGCGAGCCCGAGCGGATCAAGTATCTCAACTTCAACCAGCTACGGTCGTTCTTCGCGGTGGCCGAGCATCTGAGCTTCACCCGCGCGGCCCAGGCCCTCAATGTCGGTCAGCCCACCATCACCACCCAGGTGAAGGCGCTGGAGGAGCACTACCGCGTCGAGCTGTTCCAGCGCCTGCCGGGCGGCGTGGCCCTGTCGGAGAGCGGGGCCGCCCTGCTGGCCGTGGCGCGCCGCATCTTCCAGCATGAGGAGGAGGCAATCGGCCTGCTGGAGGCCCTGGGCGGAGCCGTCACCGGCACGCTGCGCGTCGGCTCGGTCGGGCCGTTCTTCGTGATGAAGCTGCTGGCCGGCCTGCGCGCGACCCATCCCCACCTGGCCCTGACGCTGCGGACGGGCAATTCCGAGGCGATCCTGAACGAGGTGCTGGAGGGCCGGCTCGACGTCGCCGTGGTCGGCGGCGGGGCGGAGGACTCCCGCCTGACCGCCGTGCCCCTGCAACGCCAGGCGGTGATCGTCTTCGTCTCCCGCCACCATCGCTGGGCCGAGCGCGGGGCCATCCGCCTAGCCGAGCTGGAGAACGAGCCCTTGGTGATGCGCGAGGCCGGGTCGCGCACCCGCGAGGCGTTCGAGCGCGCGCTGCGCCAGGCGCGGATCAAGCCCAACGTCGTGCTGGAGGTGCCGCGCGAGGCGGTGCGCGAGGCGGTCGCCGAGGGGCTGGGCGTTGGCATCCTGTCGGAGGCCGAGTTCACGCCCGATCCCCGCCTGCGGGCGCTGCGCCTGCTTGACGCCGATGCCGCGACCGAGGCCTTCGCCATCTGCCTCCAGGGCCGCCGCAACGTGCGCTCGATCGCGGGTTTCATGGCGCTGGCCGCCACCTATGCCGATCTGCCGTCGGCATAA
- the ugpA gene encoding sn-glycerol-3-phosphate ABC transporter permease UgpA: MVFRDRFVPYLLLAPQVVVTIVFFLWPAGQAIYQSVLREDAFGLSRRFVWFENFDRLFADPAFWHSLGISILFAAAVATLALGASLMLANAANHVIRGRSWYRILLIWPYAIAPAIAGILWLFLFAPVVGIVPYILHQHFGWDWNHRLDRTEAMALVILAATWKLISYNFIFFLAGLQAIPRSLLEAAAIDGAGPARQFWAIIMPLLSPTTFFLLVVNGIYAFFDTFGIIHAVTAGGPGSPGATSILVYKVYRDAFLTLDLGASAAQSVVLMAIVVVLTVIQFRSVEKRVHYA, translated from the coding sequence ATGGTGTTCCGCGACCGCTTCGTGCCCTACCTGCTGCTGGCGCCCCAGGTCGTGGTCACCATCGTCTTCTTCCTCTGGCCGGCGGGCCAGGCGATCTACCAGTCGGTGCTGCGCGAGGACGCGTTCGGCCTGTCGCGCCGCTTCGTCTGGTTCGAGAACTTCGATCGCCTGTTCGCCGACCCGGCCTTCTGGCACTCGCTCGGCATCTCGATCCTGTTCGCGGCCGCCGTAGCCACCCTGGCGCTGGGCGCCAGCCTGATGCTGGCGAATGCCGCCAACCACGTGATCCGCGGCCGGTCCTGGTATCGCATCCTGCTGATCTGGCCCTATGCCATCGCACCGGCGATCGCCGGCATCCTCTGGCTCTTCCTGTTCGCGCCGGTGGTGGGGATCGTCCCCTACATCCTGCACCAGCATTTCGGCTGGGACTGGAACCACCGCCTCGACCGCACCGAGGCGATGGCGCTGGTCATCCTGGCCGCCACCTGGAAGCTGATCTCGTACAACTTCATCTTCTTCCTGGCCGGCCTCCAGGCGATCCCGCGCTCGCTGCTGGAGGCGGCCGCGATCGACGGCGCCGGGCCGGCACGGCAGTTCTGGGCCATCATCATGCCGCTGCTGTCGCCCACGACCTTCTTCTTGCTGGTCGTGAACGGCATCTACGCCTTCTTCGACACGTTCGGCATCATCCATGCGGTGACGGCCGGCGGCCCGGGCAGCCCCGGGGCCACCAGCATCCTCGTCTACAAGGTCTATCGCGACGCCTTCCTGACGCTCGACCTGGGTGCCTCGGCGGCCCAGTCG
- a CDS encoding alpha/beta hydrolase, which produces MPEPLERQYDFRWRHPDRELILARYATESEQAVRELPAHLDVPYGPGPRERADIFPAPAGVRPIHLFIHGGYWRAHRKEDYRFVAAATAAAGWATVVVEYDLAPAVTIDHIVDQMRRAVAWVHRNAGTFGGDPARLIVSGHSAGGHLAAMMALADWGGPPPLRGCLAISGVFDLDPIRATSINADLRLDAAAAARLSPVVHAGSGRVPIALAVGADETDAFLEQSQHFADALASHRWQPPPMVLAGRNHYDVVLELARPDSPLAGTLRSLADAH; this is translated from the coding sequence ATGCCTGAGCCGCTGGAGCGCCAGTACGACTTCCGCTGGCGGCACCCGGACCGGGAGCTGATCCTCGCCCGCTATGCGACCGAGAGCGAGCAGGCCGTCCGCGAACTACCCGCCCACCTCGACGTGCCCTACGGTCCGGGACCGCGAGAGCGGGCCGACATCTTCCCGGCGCCGGCCGGCGTCCGGCCGATCCACCTCTTCATTCATGGGGGCTACTGGCGGGCTCACCGCAAGGAGGACTACCGCTTCGTGGCCGCGGCGACGGCGGCGGCCGGGTGGGCGACGGTCGTCGTGGAGTACGACCTGGCACCGGCAGTGACGATCGACCACATCGTCGACCAGATGCGCCGGGCCGTGGCGTGGGTGCACCGAAACGCCGGGACCTTCGGCGGCGACCCGGCCAGGCTCATCGTCTCCGGCCATTCGGCCGGCGGGCACCTGGCGGCGATGATGGCCCTGGCGGACTGGGGCGGCCCGCCACCGTTGCGGGGCTGCCTGGCGATCAGCGGCGTCTTCGACCTGGACCCGATCCGCGCCACCTCGATCAATGCCGACCTCCGTCTCGATGCCGCGGCCGCTGCCCGCCTCAGCCCGGTCGTGCATGCGGGCAGTGGCCGGGTGCCGATCGCGTTGGCCGTCGGCGCGGACGAGACCGATGCCTTCCTCGAACAGTCGCAACACTTCGCCGACGCGCTGGCCAGCCATCGCTGGCAGCCGCCGCCGATGGTGCTGGCCGGCCGCAACCACTATGATGTCGTCCTGGAGCTGGCGCGGCCGGACAGCCCGCTGGCGGGGACCCTGCGCAGCCTCGCCGACGCCCACTGA